In one Solanum dulcamara chromosome 1, daSolDulc1.2, whole genome shotgun sequence genomic region, the following are encoded:
- the LOC129879841 gene encoding hydroxymethylglutaryl-CoA synthase-like produces MAAQQKNVGILAMEIYFPPTCIQQETLEAHDGASKGKYTIGLGQDCMGFCTEVEDVISMSLTAVTSLLEKYDIDPKQVGRLEVGSETVIDKSKSIKTFLMQIFEKCGNTDIEGVDSTNACYGGTAALFNCVNWVESSSWDGRYGLVVCTDSAVYAEGPARPTGGAAAIAMLIGPDAPIVFESKIRASHMAHVYDFYKPILDSEYPVVDGKLSQTCYLVALDSCYKILCNKYEKLEGNQFSIADAAYFVFHSPYNKLVQKSFARLVFNDFSRNASSIDESAKEKLAPFSSLSGDESYQSRDLEKASQQVAKPFYDEKVQPTTLIPKQVGNMYTASLYAAFASLLHNKHNTLAGQRVVLFSYGSGSTATMFSLKLNEGQHPFSLSNIASVMNVAEKLESRNEFTPEKFVEIMKLMEHRYGAKDFVTSKDCSLLTPGTYYLTEVDSKYRRFYAKKAAENGLANGH; encoded by the exons ATGGCAGCTCAACAGAAGAATGTCGGAATCCTCGCTATGGAAATTTACTTTCCTCCTACTTGCATTCAGCAG GAAACGTTGGAGGCTCATGATGGAGCTAGCAAAGGGAAATATACAATTGGTCTTGGACAAGATTGCATGGGATTTTGTACTGAGGTGGAAGATGTTATATCAATGAG TTTGACAGCCGTTACTTCCCTTCTGGAGAAGTATGATATTGATCCGAAGCAAGTTGGTAGACTGGAAGTTGGAAGTGAGACTGTTATTGATAAAAGCAAATCCATCAAGACGTTCCTGATGCAAATATTTGAG AAATGTGGGAATACTGACATTGAAGGAGTTGACTCAACTAATGCATGCTATGGTGGAACTGCTGCATTGTTCAACTGCGTGAATTGGGTGGAGAGCTCTTCATGGGATGGACGCTATGGACTTGTTGTATGCACAGATAGTGCG GTCTATGCTGAGGGACCTGCTAGGCCAACGGGAGGAGCAGCTGCCATTGCTATGCTAATTGGCCCTGATGCCCCTATTGTGTTTGAAAGCAAGATCAGGGCTAGTCATATGGCTCATGTCTATGATTTTTACAAGCCTATCCTAGACAGTGAATATCCA GTTGTTGATGGCAAGCTTTCACAAACTTGTTATCTTGTGGCACTTGATTCTTGCTACAAGATATTATGCAACAA ATACGAGAAATTGGAAGGCAATCAGTTTTCAATAGCTGATGCAGCTTACTTTGTATTCCATTCACCGTACAACAAG CTTGTACAGAAGAGCTTCGCTCGGTTGGTATTCAATGACTTTAGCAGGAATGCTAG CTCTATCGATGAATCTGCTAAAGAAAAGCTGGCCCCATTTTCGTCCTTAAGTGGTGATGAAAGCTACCAAAGCCGTGATCTTGagaag GCATCCCAGCAAGTTGCAAAACCATTTTACGATGAGAAGGTGCAACCTACCACATTGATACCAAAACAAGTTGGCAACATGTACACTGCTTCTCTATATGCTGCTTTTGCATCACTCCTTCACAATAAGCACAACACACTG GCTGGACAACGGGTAGTTTTGTTCTCCTATGGTAGTGGATCGACTGCAACAATGTTCTCCCTAAAACTTAATGAAGGCCAACATCCTTTTAGCCTGTCAAACATTGCAAGTGTGATGAATGTTGCAGAGAAATTGGAATCAAGAAACGAG TTCACTCCTGAAAAATTTGTCGAAATTATGAAACTAATGGAGCATAGGTATGGGGCCAAGGACTTCGTTACGAGTAAGGATTGTAGCCTTCTAACTCCAGGAACTTACTACCTTACAGAGGTTGATTCCAAGTATAGAAGGTTTTATGCCAAGAAAGCTGCTGAGAATGGACTGGCTAATGGTCATTGA